One window from the genome of [Mycobacterium] stephanolepidis encodes:
- a CDS encoding acyl-CoA dehydrogenase family protein: MQRTIYTEDHDAFRESVKAFVQRHVEPRAENFIEQRYIDRELWLEAGKQGYLGLDVPEEFGGSSAGDYRYNAVLQEELSRSSAALASSMSIHFDIVAPYLVELTTDEQKQRWLPKFCSGEMITAIGMTEPSGGSDLAALKTTAVKDGDDWVINGSKTFITNGARADLVVVAARTAPELKAKGITLFAVEEGMPGFERGRKLDKVGQPEADTAELFFTDVRVPAENVIGEVNQGFISMMQRLPQERMGCAVANIAHAAAVLEETIEYAKERKAFGQQIGSLQYNKFLIAELVTKLEAAQVYVDQGVLAHSKGELSAIDAAKAKWWSSQVQNEVIDACVQLHGGYGYMKEYRVARAWMDARVTKIWAGSNEIMKELIGRDLGF, from the coding sequence ATGCAACGCACTATCTACACCGAGGACCACGACGCGTTCCGGGAGTCCGTGAAGGCCTTCGTGCAGCGCCACGTCGAGCCGCGCGCCGAGAACTTCATCGAGCAGCGCTACATCGACCGCGAGCTGTGGCTAGAAGCCGGCAAGCAGGGCTACCTGGGGCTCGACGTGCCCGAGGAGTTCGGCGGCAGTAGTGCCGGCGACTACCGCTACAACGCGGTTCTGCAGGAGGAGCTGTCGCGCTCCAGCGCCGCACTGGCCTCCTCGATGTCCATCCACTTCGACATCGTCGCCCCGTACCTGGTCGAGCTGACCACCGATGAGCAGAAGCAGCGCTGGCTGCCGAAATTCTGTAGCGGCGAGATGATCACCGCCATCGGCATGACCGAACCGTCGGGTGGTTCCGATCTGGCAGCCCTCAAGACCACTGCGGTCAAGGACGGTGACGACTGGGTCATCAACGGCTCCAAGACATTCATCACCAACGGCGCGCGTGCCGATCTCGTGGTCGTCGCCGCGCGCACCGCACCCGAGCTCAAGGCCAAGGGCATCACCTTGTTCGCGGTCGAAGAGGGCATGCCCGGCTTCGAGCGCGGCCGCAAACTGGACAAGGTGGGCCAGCCGGAAGCCGATACCGCCGAACTGTTCTTCACCGATGTGCGGGTGCCCGCCGAGAACGTGATCGGTGAGGTCAACCAGGGATTCATCTCGATGATGCAGCGCCTGCCCCAGGAGCGGATGGGCTGTGCGGTCGCCAACATCGCCCACGCGGCCGCGGTGCTCGAGGAGACGATCGAGTACGCCAAGGAGCGCAAGGCGTTCGGTCAGCAGATCGGCAGCCTGCAGTACAACAAGTTCCTCATCGCCGAGCTCGTCACCAAACTCGAAGCGGCGCAGGTGTATGTCGATCAGGGTGTGCTCGCGCACAGCAAGGGTGAGCTCTCGGCGATCGATGCCGCGAAGGCCAAGTGGTGGTCCTCTCAAGTGCAGAACGAGGTCATCGACGCCTGCGTGCAGCTGCACGGCGGCTACGGGTACATGAAGGAATACCGCGTCGCGCGGGCCTGGATGGACGCGCGCGTCACCAAGATCTGGGCCGGTTCCAACGAGATCATGAAGGAGCTCATCGGTCGCGACCTGGGCTTCTGA
- a CDS encoding GntR family transcriptional regulator: MIRTVAISASEEAYRSVKERILSGDIPGGELLSEGEISARMGCSRTPVREAFLRLETEGWLRLYPKRGALVVPITPEERRHVVDARRVVESAAAARIAERGASPALLSDLSALIEVQLGRAAQGDAAGFAAADVDFHRAIVAKLGNPLLENFYDSLRERQRRMAAAAIGVDPVRVARSVAGHRALVDALAAGDAARFSAELVEHMKVVTERD; the protein is encoded by the coding sequence ATTATTCGAACAGTGGCCATCTCCGCAAGTGAAGAGGCATATCGCTCGGTGAAGGAGCGCATCCTCAGCGGTGATATCCCCGGCGGTGAGCTGCTGAGCGAAGGCGAGATCTCGGCGCGGATGGGATGTAGCCGCACTCCGGTACGTGAGGCCTTCCTGCGGCTCGAAACCGAAGGCTGGCTGCGGCTCTACCCCAAGCGCGGGGCACTGGTGGTGCCCATCACCCCCGAGGAACGGCGACACGTCGTTGACGCGCGCCGCGTCGTGGAGAGCGCGGCCGCGGCGCGCATTGCCGAACGGGGCGCATCTCCGGCACTTCTGTCTGATCTGTCAGCACTCATCGAGGTGCAATTAGGGCGTGCCGCGCAGGGCGATGCCGCGGGTTTCGCGGCCGCGGATGTGGACTTCCACCGTGCGATCGTGGCCAAGCTGGGAAACCCACTGCTGGAGAACTTCTACGACAGCCTTCGCGAGCGCCAGCGCCGAATGGCGGCCGCCGCCATCGGAGTAGACCCGGTGCGGGTCGCACGGTCGGTTGCCGGACACCGCGCGCTCGTGGACGCGTTAGCGGCGGGCGATGCAGCACGCTTCAGCGCCGAACTCGTCGAGCACATGAAAGTGGTGACCGAGCGTGACTAG
- a CDS encoding mycothione reductase, producing the protein MYDLVIIGSGSGNSLPDDRFADQKIAIVDRGVYAGAYGGTCLNVGCIPTKMFVYPADLADEARDGSRLGVDSSVQGTRWADIRERVFGRIDPIAAGGLRYRVEDCPNITVFQQEARFMAPGTDTDGDPIHRLQLADGTILEARQVVIAAGSRPVIPPVITDSGVAFHTNDDIMRLPELPERVVIVGSGFIAAEFAHVFSGLGSAVTVIARGPRLLRAQDETIAQRFTDVVSARWDVRLNTEVVAAREIDGDGVELDLTDGSTVTGDVLLVATGRTPNGDQLNVSAAGLALDEQGRVPVDQYQRTPVRGIYALGDVSSHYLLKHVANHEARVVQANLLSGWDSPTTASDHRFVPGAVFSRPQVASVGLSEDQARQRGIDVAVKVQTYGDIAYGWAMEDTEGLCKLVADRSTGLLVGAHIVGYQASALIQSLITAMSFSIPVREMARGQYWIHPALPELIENALLGLEL; encoded by the coding sequence GTGTACGACCTCGTCATCATCGGTTCCGGCAGCGGAAACTCGTTGCCCGATGACCGCTTCGCGGACCAGAAGATCGCGATCGTCGATCGCGGTGTGTACGCGGGCGCCTACGGTGGCACCTGCCTGAATGTCGGTTGCATACCCACCAAGATGTTCGTCTACCCCGCAGACCTGGCCGACGAGGCCCGTGACGGCTCGCGGCTCGGTGTGGACAGCTCGGTGCAGGGAACTCGCTGGGCCGACATCCGTGAACGCGTCTTCGGCAGGATCGACCCGATCGCGGCGGGTGGGTTGCGCTACCGCGTCGAGGACTGCCCCAACATCACGGTCTTTCAGCAAGAAGCGCGATTCATGGCGCCGGGCACCGATACCGACGGCGACCCGATCCATCGACTCCAGCTGGCGGACGGCACGATCCTGGAGGCCCGGCAGGTGGTCATCGCCGCGGGTTCACGTCCGGTCATCCCGCCGGTGATCACCGACAGCGGCGTGGCCTTTCACACCAACGACGACATCATGCGTCTACCGGAGTTACCCGAGCGTGTGGTGATCGTGGGCAGCGGTTTCATCGCCGCCGAGTTCGCGCACGTTTTCAGTGGCTTGGGCTCGGCGGTCACGGTGATCGCGCGCGGCCCGCGGCTGTTGCGCGCTCAGGATGAGACGATCGCGCAGCGTTTCACCGATGTGGTGTCGGCGCGGTGGGATGTGCGGCTGAACACAGAAGTGGTGGCCGCTCGCGAGATCGATGGTGACGGTGTCGAACTGGACCTCACCGACGGATCAACGGTGACCGGCGATGTGCTGCTGGTCGCCACCGGACGCACCCCCAACGGTGATCAGCTGAACGTGTCCGCGGCGGGACTGGCGCTCGACGAGCAGGGCCGGGTGCCGGTCGACCAGTACCAGCGCACACCGGTGCGCGGCATCTACGCCCTCGGCGATGTGAGTTCGCACTATCTGCTCAAGCACGTGGCCAATCACGAAGCGCGGGTGGTGCAGGCGAATCTGCTGTCCGGCTGGGATTCCCCGACTACCGCCAGCGATCACCGGTTTGTCCCCGGTGCGGTGTTCAGCCGCCCGCAGGTGGCATCGGTGGGATTGTCAGAGGACCAGGCGCGACAACGCGGGATCGACGTGGCGGTCAAGGTGCAGACATACGGAGACATCGCGTACGGATGGGCGATGGAGGACACCGAGGGGTTGTGCAAGCTGGTTGCCGACCGATCGACGGGCCTGCTGGTCGGCGCGCACATCGTCGGTTACCAGGCGTCGGCGCTGATCCAATCGTTGATCACCGCGATGAGCTTCTCGATACCGGTGCGCGAGATGGCGCGAGGTCAGTACTGGATACACCCGGCACTACCCGAGCTGATCGAGAACGCGCTGCTGGGCCTGGAGCTTTAG
- the lipE gene encoding lipase LipE translates to MTDDGRIRVPADLDSVTNIGSGDQAEDHSEIDPAAVERIWQAARHWYQAGMHPAIQVCLRHKGKVILNRAIGHGWGNAPTDPADAEKIPVTTNTPFCVYSAAKAVSTTVVHLLIERGALSLDDRVCEYLPTFTSRGKDRITIRHVMTHSAGIPVPTGPRPDVTRMDDSEYTREQLGQLRPLYRPGLVHMYHALTWGPLVREIVLGATGKSIRDILATEILDPLGFRWTNYGVAPEDVPLVAPSHPTGKPLPAPMRAAFRAVVGGTMHEIIPMSNQPFFLTGVVPSSNTVSTANELSRFAEILCRGGELDGVRVMSPETIRAAAAPARRLRPDMATGGMPMRWGTGYMLGSKRFGPFGRNSPAAFGHTGLVDIAVWADPARALSVGVVSSGKPGNHKEAKRYPALLDLIASEVPLVS, encoded by the coding sequence ATGACTGACGACGGACGCATACGGGTTCCGGCCGACCTGGACTCGGTGACGAACATCGGCAGCGGCGATCAGGCCGAGGACCACTCCGAGATCGACCCGGCCGCCGTTGAGCGCATTTGGCAGGCGGCCCGGCACTGGTATCAGGCGGGTATGCACCCGGCGATCCAGGTGTGTTTGCGGCACAAGGGAAAAGTGATCCTCAACCGTGCCATCGGGCATGGTTGGGGTAACGCGCCCACCGATCCGGCCGATGCCGAGAAGATCCCCGTCACCACCAACACACCGTTTTGCGTGTACTCGGCCGCCAAGGCCGTCTCGACGACGGTGGTCCATCTGCTCATCGAACGCGGTGCGCTCTCGCTCGACGACCGTGTCTGCGAGTACCTGCCCACCTTCACCAGCCGCGGCAAGGATCGCATCACCATCCGCCATGTGATGACCCACAGCGCGGGCATTCCGGTACCCACCGGACCCCGGCCGGATGTCACCCGGATGGATGACAGCGAGTACACCCGCGAACAGCTCGGCCAGCTGCGCCCGCTCTACCGTCCCGGCCTGGTGCACATGTATCACGCACTGACCTGGGGGCCGTTGGTGCGCGAGATCGTTCTCGGTGCGACCGGCAAGAGCATCCGCGACATCCTTGCCACGGAAATCCTCGATCCCCTCGGGTTCCGGTGGACCAACTACGGTGTGGCCCCCGAGGACGTACCGCTGGTGGCACCGAGCCACCCCACCGGCAAGCCATTGCCCGCGCCCATGCGCGCGGCCTTCCGGGCGGTGGTCGGCGGGACCATGCACGAGATCATCCCGATGTCGAACCAGCCCTTCTTCCTCACCGGCGTGGTGCCGTCGTCCAACACCGTCTCCACCGCGAACGAGCTGTCCCGCTTTGCGGAGATCCTCTGTCGGGGTGGCGAACTCGACGGGGTGCGGGTCATGTCCCCCGAGACCATCCGGGCCGCGGCGGCACCGGCCCGGCGCCTGCGACCGGACATGGCGACCGGCGGTATGCCGATGCGCTGGGGGACCGGATACATGCTGGGCTCTAAGCGGTTCGGACCGTTCGGGCGCAACTCGCCTGCGGCGTTCGGGCACACCGGGCTGGTGGACATCGCCGTATGGGCGGACCCCGCCCGTGCGCTGTCCGTCGGCGTGGTCAGCAGCGGCAAGCCGGGTAACCACAAGGAAGCCAAGCGCTACCCGGCCCTGCTGGACCTCATCGCCTCGGAGGTACCGCTCGTCTCCTAA
- a CDS encoding heme-binding protein encodes MTLSHTLIRRATSTAGVLGFITATAILPTASAAPDCSRERLSDTVGSTTIAARGYLDNHPGARAVLDAAPDQPRAQAAANIRAYFTANPGEYHDLRGILSPIGDAQRECNVTVLPPGLASAYDEFMAG; translated from the coding sequence ATGACGCTCTCCCACACCCTCATTCGCCGGGCCACCAGCACCGCCGGTGTGCTCGGGTTCATCACCGCGACTGCCATATTGCCCACGGCTTCGGCCGCGCCGGACTGTAGCCGCGAGCGGCTCTCCGACACCGTCGGCTCGACAACAATCGCCGCCCGCGGATACCTCGACAATCACCCAGGAGCACGGGCGGTGCTCGACGCCGCGCCCGACCAACCGCGCGCCCAGGCCGCCGCGAACATCCGCGCGTACTTCACTGCCAACCCCGGCGAGTACCACGATCTCCGCGGCATCCTGTCCCCGATCGGTGACGCCCAGCGCGAATGCAATGTCACCGTGCTGCCGCCGGGCCTAGCCTCGGCGTACGACGAGTTCATGGCCGGCTGA
- the bla gene encoding subclass B3 metallo-beta-lactamase, whose product MEIMKLLAAAALAVLVAGCTASPERPEQHEHGKALTAPVAGDPIWTQPRAPIRVHGDTYYVGTEGISSVLIRTDEGLILLDVGMPQSAPQVEDNIRTLGFSVDDLKYVLSSHTHVDHAGGIAAVVHDSGATAVSSPVGAQSLRAGHVSADDPQASDTANAAFPAVERVREIADGEVLKLGNVAVTAHFTPGHTPGGVSWTWKSCEGGRCLDMVYADSLNAVATGNYRFAPGHVSRFRQSIQTVRALPCDILFSVHPEQADDITKLNRLVAQRDPNPMIDPTACTTLANTFDAKLDKRIADEQAAR is encoded by the coding sequence ATGGAGATCATGAAACTGCTCGCCGCTGCCGCTCTCGCTGTCCTCGTCGCGGGATGCACTGCCTCGCCGGAGCGGCCCGAACAGCATGAACACGGGAAAGCGCTGACCGCACCGGTGGCGGGCGACCCGATCTGGACACAGCCGCGTGCGCCCATCCGTGTGCACGGTGACACCTATTACGTCGGGACAGAGGGCATCAGCTCGGTGCTGATTCGGACCGACGAGGGTTTGATTCTTTTGGACGTGGGCATGCCGCAATCGGCGCCGCAGGTGGAGGACAACATCCGCACGCTGGGGTTCTCCGTCGACGACCTGAAGTACGTGCTGTCCTCTCATACCCACGTCGATCATGCGGGCGGTATCGCAGCGGTGGTCCATGACAGCGGGGCCACCGCGGTATCGAGCCCTGTCGGCGCCCAGTCGCTGCGTGCCGGGCACGTGTCCGCCGATGATCCGCAGGCCTCCGATACCGCGAACGCCGCCTTCCCTGCCGTTGAACGAGTTCGGGAGATCGCCGATGGGGAGGTGCTGAAGCTCGGAAATGTGGCGGTGACAGCGCATTTCACACCGGGCCACACGCCCGGCGGTGTCAGCTGGACCTGGAAATCATGCGAAGGAGGCCGGTGCCTGGACATGGTCTACGCCGATAGCCTCAATGCCGTCGCCACCGGTAACTACCGTTTTGCGCCCGGTCATGTGTCCAGGTTCCGGCAGAGCATTCAGACGGTGCGCGCGCTGCCCTGCGACATCTTGTTCTCCGTGCACCCCGAACAAGCCGACGACATCACGAAGTTGAACAGGCTCGTGGCGCAACGTGACCCGAACCCGATGATCGACCCGACGGCGTGCACGACGCTTGCCAACACGTTCGACGCCAAGCTGGACAAGCGGATAGCCGATGAGCAGGCGGCCCGCTAG